From Permianibacter aggregans, a single genomic window includes:
- a CDS encoding prolyl oligopeptidase family serine peptidase, translating to MHKLLIAAGVATVLLAGCQHAEVKPACNPNEPAPMPPKPTMSYPASPTVDHVDVYHGTQVADPYRWLEEDSEQTKTWVNAQREFAEQYLARMPARDDYKKRLTTLWNYERYSTPTEAGGRYFYYYNNGLQNQSVLYVQEKNGEARVLLDPNTLSADGTVALSGVEISKNGRYIAYGVSKSGSDWQTWAVRDVRTGKDLNDNIEWVKFSSAAWTPDEKGFYYARYDAPKAGEELSGQNYFQKLYYHKIGTPQSADILVYHRPDQKEWGFGATVSDDGKYLVIPVWQGTDTRNRVFYKALTGKDRTVKPLIDQLEADYEFIGNDGSVFYFKTDLQAPRGRIIAIDVNKPATSRLKEVVPQTDNTLRFAMLAGNRFVLSYLKDAISHVEIRNIKGALEHTMSLPSLGTAGSFNGKRESHELFYTLTSYVQPTTVYRLDLNSKTSTVYREPKVDFNANEFVSEQIFYTSKDGTRVPMIISYKKGLQKTGKNPTILYGYGGFNIALSPSFNAATIAWLERGGVYAVANLRGGGEYGEPWHKAGTKGQKQNVFDDFVAAAEWLIKEQYTSSSHLGIHGGSNGGLLVGAAMTQRPDLFGAAVPAVGVLDMLRFQKFTIGWAWTSDYGSSDNAEDFPYLYAYSPLHNVKDGAQYPATMVMTADHDDRVVPYHSFKFAARLQAANASSEPMLIRIESKAGHGAGKPISKQIEDKADFFAFLEHHLK from the coding sequence ATGCACAAACTGCTGATCGCGGCTGGTGTCGCGACGGTATTGCTGGCCGGCTGCCAGCACGCCGAAGTCAAACCTGCCTGCAACCCGAACGAGCCGGCACCGATGCCGCCAAAACCGACGATGAGTTATCCTGCCAGCCCGACCGTTGATCACGTCGATGTCTATCACGGCACCCAAGTTGCCGACCCGTATCGTTGGCTCGAAGAAGACAGCGAACAAACCAAAACCTGGGTCAACGCGCAGCGCGAATTCGCCGAGCAATATCTGGCGCGAATGCCCGCTCGTGACGACTACAAGAAACGCCTGACGACGTTGTGGAATTACGAGCGCTACAGCACACCAACGGAAGCCGGCGGCCGCTATTTCTATTACTACAACAATGGCCTGCAGAATCAATCGGTGTTGTATGTGCAGGAAAAAAATGGCGAAGCGCGCGTGCTGCTGGATCCAAACACGCTGTCCGCTGATGGCACCGTCGCACTGTCCGGCGTCGAAATCAGCAAGAACGGCCGCTATATCGCCTATGGCGTATCGAAAAGCGGTTCTGATTGGCAGACTTGGGCAGTACGCGATGTTCGTACCGGCAAGGATCTGAACGACAATATCGAGTGGGTCAAATTCTCCAGCGCTGCCTGGACCCCGGATGAAAAAGGCTTTTACTACGCCCGTTACGACGCGCCGAAAGCCGGCGAGGAATTGTCAGGTCAGAATTATTTCCAGAAACTTTACTACCACAAGATCGGCACGCCACAGAGCGCCGATATCCTGGTTTACCATCGTCCCGATCAAAAGGAATGGGGCTTTGGCGCCACCGTCAGCGATGACGGCAAATATCTGGTGATTCCAGTATGGCAAGGCACCGACACCCGCAACCGGGTGTTCTACAAAGCACTGACCGGCAAGGACCGCACGGTAAAGCCACTGATCGATCAGCTCGAAGCCGATTACGAATTCATCGGCAATGACGGTTCGGTGTTCTATTTCAAAACCGATTTGCAGGCACCGCGTGGCCGTATCATTGCCATCGACGTCAACAAGCCTGCAACGTCTCGTTTGAAAGAAGTGGTGCCGCAAACCGACAACACGCTGCGCTTTGCGATGCTGGCCGGCAATCGCTTTGTGCTCTCGTATTTAAAAGACGCGATTTCCCATGTCGAAATCCGCAACATCAAGGGCGCGCTGGAACACACGATGTCGCTGCCATCGCTTGGCACGGCCGGCAGCTTCAATGGCAAGCGTGAGAGTCATGAACTGTTCTATACGCTGACCTCTTATGTACAGCCAACGACGGTTTATCGTCTCGATTTGAACAGCAAGACCAGCACCGTTTACCGCGAACCGAAAGTCGATTTCAACGCCAACGAATTCGTCTCCGAGCAGATCTTCTACACCAGCAAAGATGGCACCCGCGTGCCGATGATCATCAGCTATAAGAAAGGCCTGCAAAAGACCGGCAAGAACCCAACCATTCTCTACGGTTATGGTGGCTTCAATATCGCGCTGAGCCCATCGTTCAATGCGGCGACAATTGCCTGGCTGGAGCGTGGTGGTGTTTATGCCGTGGCCAACCTGCGCGGTGGTGGTGAGTACGGCGAGCCTTGGCACAAGGCCGGCACCAAAGGTCAGAAGCAAAATGTCTTTGATGACTTTGTTGCCGCCGCTGAATGGCTGATTAAAGAGCAGTACACCAGCTCGTCACATCTCGGAATTCACGGTGGCAGCAACGGCGGTTTGCTGGTTGGTGCCGCGATGACCCAGCGTCCGGATCTGTTCGGCGCGGCGGTACCGGCCGTCGGTGTGCTCGACATGCTGCGCTTCCAGAAATTCACCATCGGCTGGGCCTGGACTTCAGATTACGGTTCATCGGATAACGCCGAGGATTTCCCGTATCTGTATGCCTATTCGCCACTGCATAACGTCAAGGACGGCGCCCAATATCCGGCGACGATGGTCATGACCGCCGATCACGATGATCGGGTAGTGCCCTATCATAGCTTCAAATTCGCTGCCCGCTTGCAAGCGGCCAATGCCAGCAGTGAGCCGATGCTGATCCGTATTGAAAGCAAAGCCGGTCACGGCGCCGGCAAACCGATCAGTAAACAGATTGAAGACAAGGCGGATTTCTTCGCCTTTCTGGAACATCACCTGAAATAA
- a CDS encoding YrbL family protein, whose protein sequence is MSDKHSQKMIELGERKPFAEGGSRLCFEHPENPHRCIKIVKQGRIEELRQRAPVFKRLRPDRAFDDNEREIDAYQQRAIKLGDERLWLHLPRQYGYSKTSMGPGLVTDLIRNSDGIADNLENYIKRHGMTDALSKALDEFCDWLRDTQVLTKNLLPHNVLVKAHDDGRLQLYVIDGIGCTTAIDPNWLGQRFVHRYIESRIAKMRARVAWEAGGRKGEWKKIEKQHRKWM, encoded by the coding sequence ATGTCGGATAAGCATTCACAAAAAATGATTGAACTGGGTGAGCGCAAGCCGTTTGCTGAAGGCGGCAGCCGGTTGTGCTTTGAGCATCCTGAAAATCCACATCGCTGCATCAAGATTGTCAAACAGGGACGTATCGAAGAATTGCGCCAGCGTGCGCCGGTGTTCAAACGCCTGCGTCCGGATCGTGCCTTTGATGACAACGAACGGGAAATCGATGCCTATCAGCAACGAGCGATCAAGCTCGGTGATGAACGACTATGGCTGCATTTGCCGCGTCAGTATGGGTATAGCAAAACGTCAATGGGGCCTGGCCTCGTTACCGATTTGATTCGTAATTCGGATGGCATCGCCGATAATCTGGAGAACTACATCAAACGTCACGGCATGACCGATGCGCTGTCGAAAGCGCTCGATGAATTCTGCGATTGGCTGCGTGATACCCAGGTGCTGACCAAGAACCTGCTGCCGCATAATGTACTGGTCAAAGCGCATGACGATGGTCGTCTGCAGCTCTATGTTATTGATGGCATTGGCTGCACGACGGCCATCGATCCCAATTGGCTGGGTCAGCGTTTCGTCCACCGCTATATCGAAAGTCGCATTGCCAAAATGCGCGCCCGAGTCGCCTGGGAAGCGGGCGGTAGAAAAGGCGAATGGAAAAAAATCGAAAAACAGCATCGAAAATGGATGTAA
- a CDS encoding class I SAM-dependent methyltransferase produces the protein MKTLEYAIKGLRAPFYRRKHKNDPFFTCPICRYHGPFMAKNQRLHAKCPRCGELERARLQFLVMRDYFAQHDVSSKSLLHVAPENAFRKWFRKEFGQYTSCDLFRKDVDHRFDLQNIPLADASFDVVFASHVLMYPEDDVKAIAEIRRILKPGGLAILPVPFVHEKTVEFGAPDPSTQMRREAGLDYYQRFEQYFSRVEIFDARNYPAEHQLLTNNGAKAASMPYFVKDGWSSDVVPFCYV, from the coding sequence GTGAAAACACTGGAATACGCGATTAAGGGTTTAAGGGCGCCGTTTTACCGGCGCAAGCATAAAAACGATCCGTTTTTTACCTGCCCGATCTGCCGGTATCATGGGCCGTTCATGGCCAAGAATCAGCGCCTGCACGCCAAATGCCCGCGCTGTGGCGAGCTGGAACGAGCCCGTTTGCAGTTTCTGGTCATGCGTGATTATTTCGCTCAGCACGATGTTTCGAGCAAGAGTCTGTTGCACGTCGCGCCGGAAAATGCTTTCCGCAAATGGTTTCGCAAGGAGTTTGGTCAATATACGTCCTGCGATCTGTTCCGCAAGGATGTCGATCACCGATTTGATCTGCAGAACATCCCGCTTGCCGATGCTTCATTCGATGTGGTGTTCGCCTCGCATGTGCTGATGTACCCGGAAGACGATGTCAAAGCCATTGCCGAAATTCGCCGCATTCTGAAACCAGGTGGTCTGGCGATTCTGCCGGTACCGTTCGTGCACGAAAAAACCGTCGAGTTCGGCGCGCCGGACCCGAGTACCCAGATGCGCCGGGAAGCAGGCCTCGATTACTATCAGCGCTTTGAACAGTATTTTTCCCGGGTGGAGATTTTTGATGCCCGCAACTATCCGGCTGAGCATCAATTGCTGACCAATAACGGCGCCAAAGCCGCGTCGATGCCATACTTTGTCAAGGATGGCTGGTCGTCTGACGTTGTGCCGTTCTGCTATGTGTGA
- a CDS encoding polysaccharide deacetylase family protein: protein MIWLIPLVIVLMLGYFSSRYHWWAKTVPYSVPRVLMYHMVREHLPGGKFNGLRVPPHQFEQQLQWLRKDGWTFFTLAEMQRRRSDLPEKSVALTFDDGYEDNLTNVLPLLEKYDAKATIYIVCDRHDRDWSVYKKKHHSSGELMREPKLSDTQIERLVASGRVEIASHTLTHLNLRDADEATAKEEIQASKQQLEKRFVITVNSFAYPFGIFTERDVALVQAAGYDNAVTTEQGCSDFSDPFRLARVKVSGKEGMFAFRLRMRLGRRN, encoded by the coding sequence GTGATTTGGCTTATCCCACTCGTTATCGTGCTGATGCTCGGCTATTTTTCCAGCCGCTATCATTGGTGGGCGAAAACGGTGCCGTATTCGGTGCCGCGAGTGCTGATGTATCACATGGTTCGCGAGCATTTGCCCGGTGGCAAGTTCAATGGCCTGCGGGTGCCACCACATCAATTCGAGCAACAACTGCAGTGGCTGCGCAAAGATGGCTGGACATTCTTTACCTTGGCGGAAATGCAGCGGCGCCGCAGCGATTTACCGGAAAAATCCGTGGCGCTGACCTTTGATGATGGCTACGAAGACAATCTGACCAACGTGCTGCCACTACTGGAAAAATACGACGCGAAAGCAACGATTTACATCGTCTGTGACCGCCATGACAGGGATTGGTCGGTTTACAAGAAAAAGCATCACAGCAGTGGCGAGTTGATGCGTGAACCGAAACTCAGCGACACGCAAATCGAGCGACTGGTGGCATCCGGCCGGGTCGAAATTGCTTCCCATACGCTGACCCATTTGAATTTGCGTGATGCCGATGAGGCAACCGCCAAAGAGGAAATACAGGCCTCCAAGCAGCAGTTGGAAAAGCGCTTTGTCATCACCGTAAACAGTTTTGCCTATCCGTTCGGCATTTTTACCGAACGTGATGTGGCGTTGGTGCAAGCAGCGGGTTACGACAACGCCGTGACCACCGAACAGGGCTGCAGCGATTTTTCTGATCCGTTTCGTCTGGCGCGGGTAAAGGTTTCCGGCAAGGAAGGCATGTTCGCGTTTCGTTTGCGGATGCGCCTGGGTCGGCGTAACTAA
- a CDS encoding M13 family metallopeptidase, protein MKKMLLTALAAAVLAACNSENATQQDTTPAATEQVQKTLLSGIEFSNIDKAVRAQDDLYRHVNGHWLEHTVIPADKSNYGSFTKLADDAEVQLRAIIEESAKANAEAGSERQKVGDFYNSFMNTELLEQRGMEPIKPHLAEVDALKDKNELVAWFGNASRAGVRTPLVMFINQDKKDATRYAAYFYQSGIGLPDRDFYFKDDEKSKNIRDAYLKHIETMMTLAGFDKPAEAAKKVYAVEEKLANGHWARVDNRDPVKTYNKVEIAKLNEMSGDVNWGNWVNALGLGNEKEVIVYQPSYVTAMGEALKTVSLDDWKLYAKYQIVSGAAPLLSKAFDEAHFNFYSKTLRGVEQQQERWKRAVQFTDDVIGEAVGKIYVEKHFPPEAKARMEKLVQNLLLAFGQGIDGLEWMTDDTKKAAREKLSKFTYKIGYPDKWRDYSALEIKGDDLFGNALRATEFEYNRNLNKLGKPIDRSEWFMTPQTVNAYYNPVANEIVFPAAILQPPFFNLAADDAVNYGGIGAVIGHEIGHGFDDSGSQYDGDGNLRNWWTDTDRAEFEKRTAVLVEQYNKFEPLPGKNVNGKLTLGENIGDLGGLTIAYKAYQLSLNGQPAPEMDGLTGDQRFFMGWAQVWARKYRDEELLQRLVTDSHSPSEYRCNGIVANMPEFYAAFGIKEGDKLYLPPEQRVKIW, encoded by the coding sequence ATGAAGAAAATGCTTTTGACAGCATTGGCTGCCGCAGTACTGGCCGCCTGCAATTCCGAGAACGCGACACAGCAGGACACGACACCAGCGGCCACCGAACAGGTGCAGAAAACCCTGCTGTCCGGTATCGAGTTCAGCAATATCGACAAGGCGGTGCGTGCCCAGGATGACCTGTACCGTCACGTTAACGGCCACTGGCTGGAGCACACCGTGATCCCGGCTGACAAATCCAATTACGGCTCGTTCACCAAGCTTGCCGATGATGCCGAAGTGCAACTGCGCGCCATTATCGAAGAAAGCGCCAAAGCTAATGCCGAAGCCGGCAGCGAGCGCCAGAAAGTCGGTGATTTCTACAACAGCTTCATGAATACCGAGTTGCTGGAGCAGCGCGGCATGGAGCCAATCAAACCGCATCTGGCTGAAGTCGACGCGCTGAAAGACAAGAACGAGCTGGTCGCCTGGTTTGGTAACGCCAGCCGCGCCGGTGTACGCACACCACTGGTCATGTTCATCAACCAGGACAAGAAAGACGCCACCCGCTATGCCGCGTACTTTTACCAGAGCGGTATCGGTCTGCCGGATCGCGATTTCTATTTCAAAGATGACGAGAAAAGCAAAAACATTCGCGATGCGTACCTGAAACACATCGAAACGATGATGACGCTGGCGGGCTTCGACAAGCCGGCAGAAGCGGCAAAAAAAGTCTATGCCGTCGAGGAAAAACTGGCGAACGGCCACTGGGCTCGTGTCGACAACCGCGACCCGGTGAAAACCTACAACAAAGTGGAAATCGCCAAGCTCAATGAAATGAGTGGCGACGTCAACTGGGGCAATTGGGTCAACGCCCTTGGTCTTGGCAACGAAAAAGAAGTGATCGTTTATCAGCCGAGCTATGTCACGGCGATGGGTGAAGCACTGAAAACCGTGTCGCTCGATGATTGGAAGCTATACGCGAAATACCAAATCGTTTCCGGCGCCGCACCGCTGCTGAGCAAAGCCTTCGACGAAGCGCATTTCAACTTCTACAGCAAAACCCTGCGTGGTGTGGAACAGCAGCAGGAACGCTGGAAGCGCGCCGTGCAGTTCACCGATGACGTGATCGGCGAAGCGGTCGGCAAGATCTATGTCGAGAAGCATTTCCCGCCGGAAGCCAAAGCCCGTATGGAAAAGCTGGTGCAGAACCTGCTGCTCGCGTTCGGTCAGGGTATCGACGGTCTCGAGTGGATGACCGACGACACCAAGAAAGCCGCACGCGAAAAGCTGTCGAAGTTCACCTACAAGATCGGTTATCCGGACAAGTGGCGTGATTACAGCGCGCTGGAAATCAAAGGCGACGATCTGTTCGGTAACGCCCTGCGCGCCACCGAATTTGAGTACAACCGCAACCTGAACAAACTCGGCAAGCCGATCGATCGCAGCGAATGGTTCATGACCCCGCAAACGGTCAATGCTTACTACAACCCGGTCGCCAATGAAATTGTGTTCCCGGCTGCCATTCTGCAACCGCCGTTCTTCAACCTGGCAGCGGACGATGCCGTCAACTACGGTGGTATCGGTGCTGTCATTGGCCACGAAATCGGCCACGGCTTCGATGATTCCGGTTCGCAGTACGACGGCGACGGCAACCTGCGTAACTGGTGGACCGATACTGATCGCGCCGAGTTCGAGAAGCGCACAGCGGTATTGGTCGAGCAATACAACAAGTTCGAACCGCTGCCGGGCAAAAACGTCAATGGTAAGCTGACCCTCGGAGAGAACATCGGCGATCTCGGTGGCCTGACCATTGCCTATAAAGCCTATCAGTTGTCGCTGAACGGCCAACCGGCGCCGGAAATGGACGGCTTGACTGGCGACCAGCGTTTCTTCATGGGCTGGGCGCAAGTCTGGGCTCGCAAATACCGTGATGAAGAACTGCTGCAACGTCTGGTCACCGACTCGCATTCGCCGAGCGAATACCGCTGCAACGGCATCGTCGCGAACATGCCGGAGTTTTACGCCGCGTTCGGGATCAAGGAAGGTGACAAGCTGTACCTGCCGCCGGAACAGCGGGTCAAAATCTGGTAA
- a CDS encoding NAD(P)H-binding protein codes for METKKTATVLGATGLVGRALIDRLLHDERYWRVTAVVRSGTSLPSHHKLHLVYTQFDKNDWLPALQTDHVYCCLGTTKKKAGSKQAFRWVDYTLVVEAAMAAAHYQAHFLVISALGADPSSSVFYNRVKGEMEQALLQMPLPKLSIFRPSLLSGKRKEFRLGERLALWFAWMLPEAWRSIPAEKVAIAMEYVAFNQAAKQQIYSSKAMQAIPDLRKT; via the coding sequence ATGGAAACCAAAAAAACGGCGACTGTCTTGGGTGCCACCGGTCTGGTCGGCCGAGCGTTGATCGACCGATTGCTGCATGACGAGCGCTACTGGCGCGTCACGGCCGTCGTGCGCTCCGGCACCTCGCTGCCTTCGCATCACAAGCTGCATCTGGTTTACACCCAGTTCGACAAGAATGACTGGTTGCCGGCCTTGCAGACTGACCATGTCTACTGCTGTCTTGGCACCACCAAAAAGAAAGCCGGCAGCAAACAGGCGTTTCGTTGGGTCGATTACACGCTGGTGGTCGAGGCGGCAATGGCCGCTGCCCATTATCAGGCGCATTTTCTGGTGATCAGCGCATTGGGCGCCGATCCGAGTTCCAGTGTTTTCTACAACCGGGTCAAAGGCGAAATGGAGCAGGCGTTACTGCAAATGCCGTTGCCGAAATTATCGATTTTCCGACCGTCATTGTTGTCGGGAAAGCGCAAAGAATTTCGTTTGGGCGAACGCCTTGCCTTATGGTTTGCCTGGATGCTGCCAGAAGCCTGGCGCAGTATTCCGGCCGAGAAAGTGGCCATTGCCATGGAGTATGTCGCGTTCAATCAAGCAGCCAAGCAGCAGATCTACAGCTCGAAAGCGATGCAAGCCATTCCGGATTTGCGCAAAACATAA
- a CDS encoding PhoX family protein, protein MLQVKPKSIAVAVLTALLLASCADDGRDGVDGANGSDGAPGTDGQDLTPVAKLTRLATVPLGAEITGLFKTDNGELFFNVQHPSDSLPAPENDAAVGIWKGLDLDALNPRITDLSVPTTTAEKQMVRVVDGEYQVLGRAGDTYGGALAFGLGAIVKADGSQDLKASQDPDFNAFISTSVDGSQGMLFTAWEDRPGAMSRLTLARAADGNWSVTDAKNIDFASVQGTLINCFGTLSPWGTPLTSEENYEAENTVRWNDATYSTGYPNNADIDRLTDYLGGQFPNPYRYGYIVEITNPTSATPVPVKHFTLGRMAHENAVVMPDLKTVYLTDDGSRKGFFKFVADNKGDLSAGTLYAAKVKQDATKDAAKAGFNIEWIELAHATNAELETWIASYDGIDRGDYVDGSTSYVTDAEITTWAAGGGADDRYAFIETLRAAKAKGATVEFNKMEGINIHFNGVANNSIPFMYVAMSAIDGAMADTSGDIQLNGNKCGAVYRLGVHADYNVTRMDPVVVGGPYDGTLTVNKCSVDGISNPDNLVVLNDGRVIIGEDSGLHENNMIWVYNPKGE, encoded by the coding sequence ATGTTACAAGTAAAACCGAAATCCATTGCTGTAGCCGTGCTGACGGCGCTGTTGCTGGCTTCCTGTGCTGATGATGGACGAGATGGCGTTGATGGCGCAAACGGCTCTGACGGTGCGCCGGGTACCGATGGTCAGGATCTGACCCCTGTTGCCAAGTTGACCCGCCTGGCGACCGTGCCGCTGGGTGCGGAAATCACCGGTTTGTTCAAAACCGATAACGGCGAACTGTTCTTCAACGTGCAGCATCCTTCCGACTCGCTGCCGGCACCGGAAAATGATGCTGCTGTCGGGATTTGGAAAGGGCTGGATCTGGATGCACTGAATCCGCGTATCACCGACTTGTCGGTGCCTACGACCACAGCCGAAAAACAAATGGTTCGCGTTGTTGATGGCGAATATCAAGTGTTGGGCCGCGCCGGTGACACGTATGGCGGCGCGCTGGCATTCGGCCTTGGCGCCATTGTCAAAGCGGACGGCTCGCAAGATCTGAAAGCTTCGCAAGATCCAGACTTCAACGCGTTCATTTCCACATCGGTTGATGGCTCGCAAGGCATGTTGTTCACGGCCTGGGAAGATCGTCCGGGTGCGATGTCGCGCTTGACGCTGGCCCGTGCTGCCGATGGCAACTGGTCAGTCACCGATGCCAAGAATATCGATTTTGCGTCGGTGCAGGGCACGCTGATCAACTGCTTCGGTACCTTGTCGCCATGGGGCACACCGCTGACCTCGGAAGAAAACTACGAAGCCGAAAATACCGTGCGTTGGAATGATGCCACGTATTCCACCGGTTACCCGAACAATGCCGATATCGATCGCCTGACCGATTACCTTGGCGGCCAATTCCCGAACCCGTATCGTTACGGCTATATCGTCGAAATCACCAACCCGACCTCGGCTACGCCCGTGCCGGTCAAGCACTTCACGCTCGGCCGTATGGCGCATGAAAACGCTGTCGTGATGCCGGACTTGAAAACCGTTTATCTGACCGATGATGGCTCACGTAAAGGCTTTTTCAAATTCGTTGCCGATAACAAAGGCGATTTGTCGGCCGGTACGCTGTACGCCGCGAAAGTGAAACAGGACGCGACCAAAGACGCCGCGAAAGCCGGTTTCAATATCGAGTGGATCGAACTGGCGCATGCGACCAATGCGGAACTGGAAACCTGGATTGCCAGCTATGATGGTATCGACCGTGGCGATTATGTTGATGGTTCAACCAGCTACGTCACCGACGCGGAAATCACCACCTGGGCAGCCGGCGGCGGCGCCGATGATCGTTACGCCTTTATCGAAACCTTACGCGCGGCGAAAGCCAAAGGGGCGACCGTCGAGTTCAACAAGATGGAAGGCATCAATATCCACTTCAACGGTGTTGCCAACAACTCGATTCCGTTTATGTATGTGGCAATGTCGGCCATTGATGGCGCGATGGCCGATACCTCGGGTGATATTCAGCTGAATGGCAATAAGTGTGGTGCGGTTTACCGTCTCGGTGTGCACGCCGATTACAACGTGACCCGGATGGATCCGGTGGTCGTTGGTGGTCCTTATGACGGCACGCTGACCGTCAATAAATGCAGTGTCGATGGCATCTCCAACCCGGATAACCTGGTGGTGCTGAACGATGGTCGCGTAATCATCGGTGAAGATTCCGGCCTGCATGAAAACAACATGATTTGGGTCTACAACCCGAAAGGTGAGTAA
- a CDS encoding type II secretion system F family protein, translating into MTKTDLPKLTTAQLLLLWSDGIGNDHSAEKVLSRLQSQLSDQQYRSLQPLLSASSPSSTDPALQFVHQQMKQGLSLPEALKRFEMRVSKWQQVCAVIREQTEPLLAYPLVLLVIFSMTFWIWSIYVVPGLMEMYQSESARAHLPTLSQWLFDLQHHPVLGWLIAAVLLAAVAALLFFGWQLRVGFKRQLREPGATNRGLFLLLPGLSDFARLLFSSQNTAPKEAVFSAEHLQEYALAQTLGHADATLDRILQSPAEALARPLRQRFNRISKLLIACCWVLIAALMIGAYELIFNIGKLV; encoded by the coding sequence ATGACTAAAACTGATCTACCGAAGCTGACCACGGCGCAACTGTTGTTGCTCTGGTCAGACGGCATTGGCAACGACCACAGTGCTGAAAAAGTCCTGAGCCGGCTGCAATCCCAACTCAGTGATCAGCAGTATCGCAGTCTGCAACCGTTACTGTCGGCCAGTAGCCCCAGCAGCACCGATCCGGCGCTGCAATTTGTTCATCAGCAGATGAAGCAAGGCCTGTCGCTGCCAGAGGCGTTGAAACGTTTTGAGATGCGCGTGAGCAAATGGCAGCAAGTCTGTGCCGTCATTCGCGAACAGACCGAGCCATTGCTCGCTTACCCATTGGTACTGCTTGTCATTTTTTCCATGACGTTTTGGATTTGGAGCATCTACGTCGTGCCCGGCCTGATGGAGATGTATCAATCGGAAAGCGCGCGTGCGCATCTGCCGACCCTGAGCCAATGGCTGTTCGATCTGCAGCATCACCCCGTGCTGGGCTGGCTGATCGCCGCCGTGTTACTGGCGGCAGTCGCCGCGTTGCTGTTTTTTGGCTGGCAATTGCGTGTCGGTTTCAAACGCCAGTTGCGAGAACCGGGCGCAACAAACCGCGGTTTGTTTCTGTTGCTGCCGGGGCTGTCCGATTTTGCCCGGCTGTTGTTTTCGAGCCAAAACACTGCGCCGAAAGAAGCCGTGTTCAGCGCTGAACACCTGCAGGAATATGCGTTGGCGCAAACGCTTGGGCATGCCGATGCCACGCTTGACCGAATTCTGCAATCGCCGGCCGAAGCGCTGGCCCGACCGTTGCGTCAACGATTTAACCGGATCAGCAAATTGCTGATCGCCTGCTGTTGGGTGTTAATCGCGGCACTGATGATTGGCGCATACGAACTGATCTTCAATATAGGAAAACTGGTATGA
- a CDS encoding pilin yields MKMSKGFTLIELMIVVSIIGILAAVALPAYQSYTVRAKIAEAINLGNELKDEIKLYYESHHRFPKDNDEAGAPAPNLLIGNYVSAIAVEQGALQVTLGNFVPENMKGQILSIRPLYVKGSPASPISWVCGNGQIPEGMLAAGENKTSISASYLPAPCR; encoded by the coding sequence ATGAAAATGAGCAAAGGCTTCACGCTTATCGAACTGATGATCGTTGTCTCAATTATCGGCATTCTGGCCGCCGTGGCACTGCCGGCTTACCAGAGCTACACGGTGCGCGCGAAAATTGCCGAGGCGATCAATCTCGGTAATGAATTGAAAGATGAAATCAAACTGTATTACGAAAGCCACCACCGTTTTCCGAAAGACAATGATGAAGCCGGCGCACCAGCACCGAATCTGCTGATCGGTAATTACGTCAGCGCCATTGCCGTTGAACAAGGCGCGTTACAGGTCACGCTCGGCAACTTCGTGCCGGAAAACATGAAAGGGCAAATCCTCAGCATTCGCCCGCTGTACGTCAAAGGCAGCCCGGCCAGTCCGATCTCCTGGGTCTGCGGCAATGGCCAAATCCCGGAAGGCATGCTGGCCGCTGGTGAAAACAAAACCAGCATCAGTGCCAGCTATTTGCCCGCTCCCTGTCGTTAA